A DNA window from Xiphias gladius isolate SHS-SW01 ecotype Sanya breed wild chromosome 3, ASM1685928v1, whole genome shotgun sequence contains the following coding sequences:
- the LOC120805508 gene encoding uncharacterized protein LOC120805508 — MEFIRKTLSKPLIKVAIENCKNEAVVQWLRTNSESGAFAKLVDMFHFLQKHIDEEEKKNRSDIADITFLAHGSIGDSMIPANCLLPLSTIADVVLYNPWNCLTTSDVVYGIATGLIKPQHRVFSCRKNDGCQIPDGKHCPTNLPNHWNSLRNAGERMVPNIMVSPLQPEDGVWQRFEFLTKKHGPLRRNQIIIPFILPGKRSESVPFFVVTLALSLVLLSSRLKATVHLAACLGERSAGQKFDEDYLKEQYAYTINSTLMTASPDMFKAAYIELSKRYN; from the coding sequence ATGGAATTCATAAGGAAGACATTAAGTAAACCATTAATAAAGGTTGCAATAGAAAACTGCAAGAATGAAGCTGTTGTGCAGTGGCTGAGAACGAATTCAGAGTCTGGGGCCTTTGCCAAACTCGTGGACATGTTTCATTTCCTGCAAAAACACATCgatgaggaagaaaagaagaaccGCAGCGACATCGCTGATATCACCTTTCTGGCTCATGGATCAATCGGAGACTCCATGATCCCAGCCAACTGCCTGTTGCCTCTGTCCACCATCGCGGATGTGGTCCTGTATAATCCCTGGAACTGCCTAACCACTTCTGATGTAGTCTACGGTATTGCTACAGGACTCATAAAACCTCAGCACAGAGTTTTTAGCTGTAGGAAAAATGACGGTTGTCAAATTCCTGACGGGAAACATTGTCCCACCAACCTGCCCAACCACTGGAACTCACTGAGGAACGCTGGAGAACGGATGGTCCCAAACATCATGGTTAGTCCTCTTCAACCAGAGGATGGTGTGTGGCAAAGATTTGAGTtcctcacaaaaaaacatggtCCGCTGAGGAGAAACCAGATCATCATCCCGTTCATCCTCCCAGGAAAGAGAAGTGAAAGTGTTCCGTTCTTTGTAGTCACCCTGGCCCTGTCTCTGGTGCTCCTGTCCTCCAGGCTGAAGGCCACCGTCCATCTCGCTGCCTGTCTGGGTGAGAGATCTGCTGGACAGAAATTTGACGAGGACTATCTGAAAGAGCAGTACGCCTACACCATCAACAGCACTTTAATGACAGCTTCACCAGACATGTTCAAGGCAGCCTATATAGAATTATCAAAAAGGTACAATTAA